tgaggtctgagcTCACATTATATTGCACGGTGAATCAAAATgtggtacttttctgtgttcatatttCCATCAGCTTTAAAGGGATCTCCCACACCACTGGTTGACATggagccccaaaccatgacagaacaGCCACAGTGTTGTATAgatactcactgttgtacctgtctcctgacctcctccgtACATACTGAAGATGATTTTATCCAGAACATTCAATTTTGGAACTATCGCTCCATCAGACCTGACagtgtctttcagtccagctcttgtgtaatttagcatagctcatctttttttctccctgtttcccctccttaagaatggcttctttaCAGCCACCTGTTTACTGAGATGATTTCAGACGGGGCTTCAGTGAGAAGGAGTTAAATCAACTGAAGGGAAAGATGCATCACTCAGGTCCTGTtttggattattattattttcctatttcttaaggacatcaCTTGCAGATACTGGCCTTCTGCTGTAGTCTATTTTAAGCCTGCCAGTTCCTCTTTTATCCtttttgtccagtttcctctgaTTTTTTAAGAACACGCTGCACGCTGTGCTGAGATATGGTTTTCGGCTCAAAgctctttggcatttttcatacatTAAGCAATATAATATAAGAGGGCtatatgttattgttttgtagGTTCAATTAAAGAAATAGGAACAAATTATGTGTCTTTGTGGGatgctgctagtaacaaaatgCGTAAAGTATACAGCGCACACCATTTTACTCACAGATATAATAACTTGCTGCAGTAACGTGGGCTAAAATAGCCGTCCACATGCTGTGTGAAAACTTAATAAGTTCTACTTTACTTTCAACAATCACTTTCTTTTGTCTCAAGGTCTATAAGCCTTCTTTCATGTCTCTCGTCCCCGGCTCACACAAATCCCTCTCATGGCTCAACTGGTTTTAAGCAGTGAAATCAATAAGATGTCCCAACTTTCACTGGGCTTCAAAGCGGCTTTCAAAAGGCATTCTGAAAGAAAGCCAACCAAGGAGGGTCTTATCATGACTCTTATGAATCTATTCCATTTAAACCAAATCACCTTAGTTTCAGACCTCATAGCAATTAAGCCTAAATTTCAGCAGATACCACACAACAGCACCAtggatttgtttatttattcttttacttGCTGAAAGTACAAAACCAGACGAGCGGGAGCGGCACCCCGACAGCAGATATTACACTCACATTAAGTAAAGACAGAGACCCTGAAAGGGATGCCAGGGGTAATGGGTTTGATGATCTGTAATGTGTGTCATGAGCAGGAGATGAATCCACAAAATGAGGAGAATGATCTGTCACTGTCACATTCAGCCGTGGCttcctgttttaaaaaacagaagaaaatccaCGCTAAAGACTCGAAGCATTCATCGGGATGACGATGATGTGTTGGCTCTGTGCAAAATTCCAGTTTGCAGTTGTTGATGGCAGAGAGAAACTAAATGTTGCCATGGTAATGCCATTTTTAGTGGGTTTTATTCTCTATTTAGTTTTAGAAGTGAGAATAACTTGAACCGCGGGGCCACGTTGAAGCTAAAGGTGGAGGAATAAAATGTAGAATCACGAGAAAGACGGGGTCGTTAAATGACTTTCAGAAAAAGAGAGATCGAAGCAGTCGTGTACAAGAAGCAAATGAAACACAATGACAATGGACAACATGGACAAACCGGGGGACATATGTATGGCAGACAGGCAGAGCTCATGAATGGGTGGGATGGGTGGAGAAGGGCGGGATGGGTGGGTGAGAGTCGAGTGATttgaaaaagataagaaagtcTAAAGGTTAACAAACCAAAGAATTCAGCTGCTCGTGTAGACAGAGGGAACTAGAAATGTGGGAATGTGTCTGAGAAATCACCATTTCTAACAGGCTGAAAACTGTTCAATATGAGGACGAAGGAAGGAAATGTTCCCAATAAGAGcaccaaaaatattaaaagtgaATGTATCTGTACTGTGGTGATTTATCCTTCTATTAATTCTCTTATTTACTGTATGtatttattagtttatttttagattaatttatctttttctttcttttttcataaagAAATTCTTCATCCAAACAAAGTGGGCGAATGAGTGGGTCAGTCATGCAGCGTGCGTGACGGCTGATcgacaaaacacaaacagcgAGTCAGGGCATTGCTAATGAAGGTGCTTAGGTAACATAGATGAAAAAATAAGGGCTATTTGCTCATTTGTGTGGCTCTGACTGACATGACTAGCGGCGAACACAGAGGTGAGCCCATTTGCTTTCAGTAATCTGGAAgacgtgttttttttcctcccttgtTAATAATGTTTATAAATCTTCTTTTAAAGACTTTTTCATTACTGCTCTTAATTCATTATAGCAGTTTCCCCTCAGGCCCACAGACAGCATAAAGGATAAATGTCGCTACCATTATGTCACCCATTGGTTTCCGAAGTCCTGCTTTGACTTCCCACTAGGAAAGTAAGTCTAAGTCGTTAGCCGATGAGCATACCACATTAAATCCTCCATTTTGAAACATGGTATGACCAAGACTTTAAAAAACAGGCTGAATTTTTTattcaatatggcccaaaatgagtgactgagaccataaactcaaCAGTGTTTACAGAGGTCGGGGCAGAAAGCCATTTTTTGCAAccacatctgtcaccatctggTGGCCTTCAAACACCTCCTCACTGGCACAGTGTTAACAAAGTACTGTAAATCTTGCTTGCATTAGCCAATGGGCATGAactgttttattcatgtttccTTGCTCTGCAGTTATCAACTCACAATGATAGGAGTGGTATAGTTTCTACATACTTGGAAAAATGTTGATTAAATTGACCAAAAATAGCATTTTGCCCTTTTGAGACATGATAATGAAAACTAGAATAGtaacttttacgtggtctttaTTGTGGGACAATCATGTTGGCAACGTAGGATCAAGTAAATAAGAATCAAGTCACACAGGCCAAGAGACTAATACACGGCCATCCGACGACAACTGCTGTGAGGTAAAAATGAATATTCTCTGACCTGTGGTTGATGCCAGTCgctgaaaaaaacaagattGCTAAAGCCACGGTCATGCAGGCCTACAGATCACTCAGTGACCCCCTTGCAAATCTGGGTTTGGTTTGCAGAGGCAGAAGTCTTAATATGATATGTATGAATAAGATTCTATGTTTGTCTGTAGCTTTAAAGGAGTAGAACCTTTGATGCCACTTGGATTCTTAATCAAATCTTTTAGCAGTTTTTGCAACATAAACTGACCGCGTTCAACCAGGACAAAGAGATTTTAAAGTATTATAAAAAGGTCAGCTCTTTGATGGATGCATTTCTGACTCAAATAAGCTGGACTTGATTTTTTTATGACTTAGCTGAGCTTGACATGATCCTTTCAAGCACTTGAAGGCAGCATCAGATCAGATCCATCCTTTCACTTTCCTCTGTAGTCTGACAGTCTAGATCTCATCCAGTTGTACTGCAAAGATTACGAACATGTTGACACGGCAGAGGGCACAGCTCAATAGGTAATGCCGCTGGGATGAAAACAGCAGGCATCAGAGCGTTGGAAAATTCAATATCAATTAATCCTGGATTCAAAGTGCGACTTGATATAGAGGTTAGTGTTTTCTCCTTGAGCAGCAAGAGAGAGGTACTCAAGTTCAACCCCAAGGGAACCCAAGGATTAGCTGCGCGGTCAATACACGAGTCGCTCCTCTGCACTTCTGTCGTGTGTTTCTCTGCTGAAGCTCTGCTGATCAAACTGGAGACAATCAATGTTTTGGAGAAGTTTTGTAAGGCAGCAAAAATGGATTAGACTTCTTGTGGAGCTCTGCTGGTGACTCATTAGTtgctcagaaaaataaaatggctAAAACCACCTAACTTGAGGATCATTAATCATCACAGATGCAAAATGGTAAAAATTTGATACAGTTATTCTTTAAATGGCAAAAACAAtgctatgattattattttcagGGGGCCTGAGAGACTTTTTTCTAGACTGTTATTCTTGGTGGCAATAGTTGTTGCTGATAGATGTTGGAGCCACAGTGAATGCTGCTTGAGAAAAATCTTCTGATCGCCTGCCTCCATATAACCTACAGGGAGGAAATCATTTTAATCACCACAACTCTTCTCCGTAACACCACAGCTATTTTCATCTGCTCATTTACTCCTCAGTCGGctatttattcatgtttctaaCCATTTGCCAGGTAATGAAAATGCACAAATGCTTGTAGACCATATTAAGGACAACAATAACAATCAGGTTTCTAAAACCTAGTTAGCCTTAAAATACATGCTACATATTACCCTAAAATTATGCAGTTAGATATAACTAAACATTTTTTGGAATTACATTCAAATGCTTTGTATTTTCCACTGTGTagaaatttaaaatgataacCTAACACTGATTTGATTTTGGTATATATATActctaccagtcaaaagtttgtcacacattttctttaatagtttttctttattttcatgactattcaCATTGTAGATTTTCACCGATccaaactatgaatgaacacatatggaattcTGTAGTAACCAAAAAAGAGTGAAATAACTcacaacatgttttatattttagattcttccaAACAGCCACCCTTTTCTtggattactgctttgcacactcgatgagcttcatgaggtcgtcacctgaaatggttttccgaaagtcttgaaggagttctcggagatgctgagcacttgttggctcTTTTGCTTTCACTCTGCGGTCCATCTCACCCCAAACTtgattgggtttaggtcaggtgactgtggaggccaggccatcaggtgcagcactccatcactctccttcttggtcaaatagctctttcacagcctggaggtgtgtttggggtcattgtcctgatgaaaaataaatgatggtccaactaaacacaaagcggatgggatggcatgtcgctgcaggatgctgtggtagccatgctggtacaccagcaaagcacccccacaccatcacacctcctccatACTTCACgttgggaaccatgcatgtagaaaCCATgcgttcaccttttctgcatcGCACAAACACACGgtgggtggaaccaaagatctcaaatttggactaatcagaccaaagcacagatttctactggtctaatgtccattccttgtgtttcttggctcATCTCTTCTGAGATTTATATAATATACGACATATTTAGAAtgaattttttctttgctacataattccatatatctaGCTTCATATATTCGATGTCTTCAATATGTACCTACAATGtagcaaaaataaagaaaaaccattaaatgacaaGGTGTGCCCAAACTTGACTGGTAGTGTGCATATATATGATCCGCTTTCACTGGGATTACAGTCATGGCCTTTTTGCCAGTGTTGGCTGAGCTCCAGATGGGATTAAGAACTGGTCGTCAATTTATTTCTTGCACTCTGACCTGAGAAAAAGCTGCCCGACTCCCTCACAGAAGCCCTGCTCCACTATTATTTATGCATATCATATGATGTTGTGATAGAGCTCTGAAAGTATCAGTAGGTGAGAACTGTTTGTgagatttaataaataaatatcaatagAGAATAGTGCCAGAAATCACATTTCAGAACTAGTAATTGCTCCTAGCAAAACTGATATTGACCTCACATTGAaagtccgtgtgtgtgtgtgtgtgtgtctgtgtttgtgttgctgcGTATGCTACATATTATCTGTGCATGTGAGTGTCATCATTGCAAAAGTCTTTTAAACATCAACACTAGCAGGAAATACCaaaaaaggcagctttaagtATCTGTAACAGCTACACTGGCAAATGTTTTCAGTCAAACTTTTCGGCTGTGCCAAAAGATGGTGGTCTGATCTGTTAGTTACAGCATTATTACATAAGCTGATGTTGACAGATTATGAGATCAAGCCAGCTATATCCTGCCAACGTTCACACTAGACTAGTTGTCTACACATTACTACTGCAGGTTCACGGAAAAGACCACAGCTTTGGAAATCAGCACCTGTGTGATgaggcttaaaaaaacaactcaaattTTAAATGTTGATCCAAAAACGGTCCGCGGAGACATCAATAAGTGGAAAAATACAACTTGACCTCTCTCCTTAAGGTTGCTAATCTAAAATTGCTTTTCAGAGCAGAGGCCTTACCTGACCATGGGATAAACTCCAACTTTGTCCACACTGATGAAAGGCTCAAATACCTTTTCATTTTCCTTTCCAGATGCATCCAAAACGGATGTGCCAGAGGACTTTGACATTGACTTGGACGACCCAGAGACTGAAAAGGCAGCCGTCACCATCCAGTCCCAGTTCAGAAAGttccagaagaagaagaagtgtgaTGAAAAGTCCTAGTGAGCACCATGTTGCTCTGTCACTGTGTGCAGGGACGGCGGGCGGAAGTGACGGCACAGCGACGACGGTGTGACATTTGCATGTAAAACAAATTCATACCAGTTGGAACTCAAAGGGTTGCGATGGGGCTGGGGGGGTGGTGGAATGCAATAGCCTGTTAATCATATAACATGTCTGTGAATTTTCCTTACCCTATAATTATAAACGCTATTATTTAATATTCGACTACTGTATCAAAAACTAAGTAATAGAGTAATAACGATATGGTTTCTGTCCTGCCATATATGTCCCGTATATCATAAAGTCTAGCTGGTGTTTGTGTTAGAATATGTTTTTGTACTTATACTTCCCCTACCATCCCTTTCTGTACTGCTTTAGACTGTGTTTCCCTAAAAGCACCTGTATTCTTAGTGTGGGTGGACTAAAAGCTAATGTTAGAGTGAAGGCTGTTTTAAGGAAACCCTGCCTGGAGCTTTTTCATTCCAAGCATAATATTTCATCCAGAGgcatttttatttcttaccTGCATGGTACTATCAAAATGTGTATCAATGTacattgaataaataaaaactccGTGTGGAAACTGTGCCGAAATGTGGCTGCTGAATTGTTGCAGTATGCGTAGGGACTTTTACTCTGTCTGCGAATAGAAACTGTTCTGAATAAGCTTGGCCTAATGTATTCCCTTCTCAGCTTGATGACCTTCTCCATGTAAAGCCAGGCTAACTGAGTGACTGATTCCCACTGAGCTGCTCTCAGCTTTAGGCATTTGCTAACCTACAACCACCCAACAGCATACACCTCATTAAATGTCATATATTTTAGGTCAAACTCCAGCAGTGATATTTTGTTGTGAAGTGAaggattgtaaaaaaaaaaaaataataataataaaatttaaaaattggcTTTTATTGAGTTTTCAGTAGCGATTtgtgtaaaaactgcatttgtAGGGGCACTGACATCTGATTTCTGTCTGAACTGCCCGGCTGCTGCTtcattatttgattttttttatagttgTGTAAATTATTCCAGTGGCCAGGATTTCAGCTGCAGAGCTGTCACAAACAAGCCTTACTCCTTTTGAAACTGATTACAGAAACGGCACAAAGCCTCGCATCATTATGCAGTATAGTATACGACTCCCGCACATTATGTGGTTAGCCCTTCCCTCATTAGtctgtataaataaacaaaccaacTCCGGCAAAGACACTGTAAAAGTTAAACCCTGACGTCTGGCTTCAAAAGAATGAAGACCAAAGCACATCGCGCAACACACACAACTCTAACGAGCAAGTTGTCAATCACTGAAGctattttatttttggtaaaAGAAGATGTAATTTTTTCCCATGCTAGCGCCATCGCAATACAAACGGTGATGCCAGAATTTTGACTGTTTAATCAACCACTTTAGTTCAATCAGAAAAATGTGATATTCCATTTTGTTTAAACTGTTAAATGGCCATATCTAGTAGATTCTAGTACGGGTGGTCAGACGCTCAACAATTAGCAAATGTTCGTGAAATGCAACAGCTAGCACAGCAATAGTGGCACGTGCGTAAATAGCTGTATTCAACCCTGTCGAAGTTCAGCACTAAACAAGTAAGTTAAATAAAGTGTACTAACAGAAATATCCAGTAATGATGAATATAAATCTGCTAGTTTGCCATTCCGTTTTAGCATACTGATGTTAGCACTTAGCTTAAATGCACATTAGCGCCTGCCAAACCTGTATTATGGTAGCAGAGTTATCAAAGTTTGAATAATGGCAGTGTGTCGTATAAGGTGAGTCATCATTAAACAGGTTTATCTGTGATCTGACTCTTTCTGCTGGCCGCATTGTGCTGCTGCGACATCTTACCAGTTAAATAACAAATTCACGACTGCCCTTATGCACTAAATCTTCTTATTCTTTAGAAGATGCTGAAGAGAATAAGCTTGTCAAGGATTTAAACCTGCAAAGCTTATGAAGGTCAGTGGTAACCTTTGCACCCCAGGGAATTGATCCTCACTGCGGATCGGCTTTGTAAGCCTAGGAGGATTAAAGTGCTGAGACAACAGCTActattttcttattattattaacagacCAAATACTAAAAGAAAGGGCAAccattgtatttttatatttagctGTCTAGAAAAGCTGTGTAGtatattaattacatttttgtgcCTTGCTTATGTCCCATGTACCTGCTAACAAATCAATACAAAGCATGTTTGGTGACATAGCCAGGCTTACTTAAAAGCAGCAGTGCGGATGACCTTTGTGTTTTCACAAAAGGTCACTGTGTTCTGGAAGGACTCGCTGCAGCAccctgtttgttttattttccacCTGATACCTATTAAAAAGCTCCCTGCCAAGTCATCCAAAGGCCCACAGAGAACAGCAGTCCTCCCAAGGGCCAGActcctgtttgtgtttgtctctccTAATAGAATTAAAATATGGCATTATCATATGGAGATTGTGTTCTCATCTTGCATTATGATAAgtccctctcttctcctctgaCAGTAAGAACGAGAGGATGACGACTGTGTCATCAGTTGTGGGTTCTTCGTCCCCTGACATGTGCCTCGAAGGTGTGCTACTCTCACCTACAGTAGAAACAGCTCTGTTCTCCAGGGTTGTACAATACAATTAATGTTAGTAGTTTTGGATTTAAAGTCAAcagagcagtgttgggactaacgcgttattaagtaacgcgttacagtaactacgttattattgtggtaacgagcacggtaactagttattatgccaaaaccaggaacgcgttactcgttactgggatttagataggctcgttactcgttacttcgtgtggtggatatcgcggagcttccacagattcagtaacattagcaagtggtggaagccagcaggtggatgaaggaaaagggaggcaagaggagagacccgaagcggccgccggtccgcgtgtcaggtgaactgaacttaaggtaagaagttatgacctgcagtctatcagtcagatataaaccaagtttaggtggagtttattttccttatgctgacattttcgtactgcgtgctagctagcatgacggagtttctatacagctgggtgggtgctatgttactgatgttgaactttattttgttcatacggttaattattagagttgccaaccgtcccgtaaaaaacaatcgtctcgtattcagagaaaatattacgcgtttcgtactgaggtgaaaaggaacacagtttgtcccggacttcagctacaatgaaaaagacacaaagctgaagttgCACAGCtacctcttcttctctcattctctccggtttctacttcaatcacgaaactgatcaatgatcagctgatcggcttttctctcttgtttatttatcgcccactttgcgccagaaagaggaaaccagcggatgtcgcgttaaacaacagcagcacatttaagcttgatcagctgttgttagaatttatttaatattaatttctagtatcagctgatgtttgctggagccacagctgtaaagctgctggtcatgatatcggtttgg
The genomic region above belongs to Oreochromis aureus strain Israel breed Guangdong linkage group 14, ZZ_aureus, whole genome shotgun sequence and contains:
- the pcp4b gene encoding calmodulin regulator protein PCP4, with product MSERQTSGAAAGNNKTSGGQDASKTDVPEDFDIDLDDPETEKAAVTIQSQFRKFQKKKKCDEKS